In a genomic window of Thermodesulfobacteriota bacterium:
- a CDS encoding YbgA family protein: MARSRDGMRTLGRIAANPRGLPTESVLEEYGARLAKTLALLPRRASDVNVLMHAMGYFRDELAGKEKAYFLSLLDDFREGRIPLSAVITVVGSWIVKYGEEYLEAQTCFRPYPPGLMEPGDPGKGRDI, from the coding sequence ATGGCCCGCAGCCGGGACGGGATGCGCACGCTCGGGAGAATCGCCGCCAACCCGCGCGGACTGCCGACGGAGAGCGTCCTGGAAGAATACGGCGCGAGGCTCGCGAAGACGCTTGCGCTTCTCCCCCGAAGGGCGTCCGACGTGAACGTCCTCATGCACGCGATGGGGTATTTCCGGGACGAGCTCGCCGGGAAGGAAAAGGCGTATTTCCTTTCGCTCCTGGACGACTTCAGAGAGGGGCGCATACCGCTTTCGGCCGTGATAACCGTCGTGGGCTCGTGGATAGTGAAATACGGCGAAGAGTACCTCGAGGCCCAGACCTGCTTCCGCCCCTACCCCCCGGGACTAATGGAGCCCGGCGATCCCGGCAAGGGGCGCGATATATGA
- the trpS gene encoding tryptophan--tRNA ligase, whose product MTANKPILVTGDRPTGRLHLGHLVGSLVNRIKFQDDYDCFFLVADLHMLTTHYDKVGEVERNTLEMVMDWLAVGMDPDKSTFYVQSQIPYITELYAILAMFCGVPRAERIPTLKEKIQDMGVGENYSVGLLGYPVLMAADILMFKATKVPVGEDQLSHIELTRELARRFNFLYGEYFTEPEPVISETSRLVGTDGNRKMSKSLDNCIYLSDDPKEVEARVRTMYTDPNRIRADIPGTVEGNPVFIYHDAFNTNAGEIEDLKTRYRAGKVGDVEVKKKLARAINELLEPIREKRRFYESRPGDVRDILHEGTRRAREVAQGNMDEIISKMGLFKP is encoded by the coding sequence ATGACGGCAAATAAACCGATCCTCGTCACGGGGGACAGGCCCACCGGGCGGCTTCACCTGGGGCATCTCGTGGGCTCGCTCGTGAACCGTATAAAATTCCAGGACGACTACGACTGCTTCTTCCTCGTAGCCGACCTCCACATGCTGACGACACATTACGACAAGGTCGGCGAGGTCGAGCGCAACACGCTCGAAATGGTCATGGACTGGCTCGCCGTCGGGATGGACCCGGACAAGTCCACGTTCTACGTCCAGTCGCAGATTCCCTACATCACCGAGCTCTACGCCATACTCGCCATGTTCTGCGGCGTCCCTCGCGCCGAGCGCATCCCGACCCTGAAGGAGAAGATCCAGGACATGGGCGTCGGCGAGAACTACTCCGTCGGCCTCCTCGGGTACCCCGTCCTCATGGCCGCCGACATTCTCATGTTCAAGGCGACGAAGGTCCCCGTCGGCGAGGACCAGCTTAGCCACATAGAGCTCACGCGCGAGCTCGCCCGGAGGTTCAACTTCCTCTACGGGGAATACTTCACCGAGCCCGAGCCCGTCATAAGCGAGACGTCGCGCCTCGTCGGGACGGACGGGAACCGCAAGATGTCGAAGAGCCTCGACAACTGTATATACCTCTCCGACGACCCGAAGGAGGTCGAGGCGCGCGTCCGGACCATGTACACCGACCCCAACCGCATCCGGGCCGACATACCCGGCACGGTCGAGGGCAACCCCGTCTTTATCTACCACGATGCGTTCAACACGAACGCCGGGGAAATAGAGGACCTCAAGACCCGCTACCGCGCCGGCAAGGTCGGCGACGTCGAGGTGAAGAAGAAGCTCGCCCGCGCCATAAACGAGCTACTCGAACCCATACGCGAGAAACGAAGGTTCTACGAGTCGAGGCCGGGCGACGTGCGTGATATTCTCCACGAAGGCACGCGCCGCGCCCGCGAGGTCGCCCAGGGGAACATGGACGAGATAATTTCGAAGATGGGTTTATTCAAGCCGTAG
- a CDS encoding DUF2281 domain-containing protein — translation MIKVSLGKAKMRMDELLERVEEGEEVVITRGGRPVAKLVPLTEASTKPVRKLGSAKGKIIIADDFDEPVEDFNSI, via the coding sequence ATGATCAAGGTTTCCCTCGGAAAAGCGAAAATGCGAATGGATGAGCTCCTGGAACGAGTCGAAGAAGGCGAAGAAGTCGTTATAACCCGCGGAGGGAGACCCGTCGCAAAGCTCGTTCCTCTCACGGAGGCATCCACGAAACCCGTGCGCAAATTGGGCTCGGCAAAAGGCAAAATCATAATAGCCGATGATTTCGACGAACCCGTCGAAGATTTTAATTCTATATAA